One part of the Desulfotignum phosphitoxidans DSM 13687 genome encodes these proteins:
- the lon gene encoding endopeptidase La: MTDDNRPITPEIVNSDGEETENTEKEQNAGGGQLVRQSHKPDILYLVPITGRPHLPAQVQPLVVSKKRWEPTLVKAVNESHNLLGLSYFSEVKGKYVYKEDFPEVGCVVRILNMVEVDGNIQFIAQGLERFKIKKFLSDKPPFVAQVEYFKPLEEDEDKLKAYAISIISSIKQLLSLNPLYSEELKQYLGRFSPDQPSPLTDFAAGITTASGDVLQEVLETESVIERMKHVLMLLQKEIEIAKLQTQIRKDLNTQVDENKRKFFLKEQLKAIQKELGIQKDDKTSDVDRFKERFAELDPPEHVVKRFDEEIEKLSVLETGSSEYGVTRNYLDWITSFPWGVYSKDNIDIDRAEKVLDRDHAGLADVKERIIEFFAAGVYKKDVSGSIILFVGPPGVGKTSIGKSIAEALGRKFYRFSLGGMRDEAEIKGHRRTYVGAMPGKMVQALKDSKVANPVIMLDEVDKIGASYQGDPASALLEVLDPEQNAEFLDHYLDLRMDLSKVLFICTANTLDTIPSPLLDRMDRINLSGYITEEKIEIARKHLWPKLLKRNKVAATTITITDPTIRHLVEGYAREAGVRGLEKQLNKIIRKSIVTILKEKKKRIRVTIKSLEEYLGPPVFRKEEQMKGVGIATGLAWTALGGVTLPIEAVKVHNKGSGIKLTGKLGDVMQESATIALSYVRANPKLFGIDPEYFDDAFIHLHVPEGATPKDGPSAGITITTALVSLARGQEIPRPLAMTGEITLTGKVLPVGGIKEKIIAARRSGIHEIILPEGVSSEFEKLPDHIKEGIDFSFVKVYRDVFRRVFEKS; the protein is encoded by the coding sequence ATGACCGATGATAACAGACCCATTACCCCTGAGATTGTGAACAGTGACGGGGAAGAGACTGAAAACACGGAAAAAGAACAGAATGCCGGCGGAGGCCAGCTCGTCCGGCAGAGTCACAAGCCGGATATCCTGTACCTGGTGCCCATCACGGGCAGACCGCACCTGCCGGCCCAGGTCCAGCCGCTGGTGGTGAGCAAAAAACGGTGGGAACCCACCCTGGTCAAGGCGGTCAATGAATCCCATAACCTGCTGGGTTTGAGTTATTTTTCCGAAGTCAAAGGCAAATATGTGTACAAGGAAGATTTTCCTGAAGTGGGATGTGTGGTCCGGATTCTGAACATGGTGGAGGTGGACGGCAATATCCAGTTCATCGCCCAGGGCCTGGAGCGGTTCAAAATCAAGAAATTTTTGTCGGACAAGCCCCCGTTTGTGGCCCAGGTGGAATATTTCAAACCCCTGGAAGAAGATGAGGACAAGCTCAAAGCCTATGCCATTTCCATCATCAGTTCCATCAAGCAGCTGTTGTCTCTCAATCCCTTGTATTCAGAAGAACTCAAGCAGTATCTGGGCCGGTTCAGTCCGGATCAGCCCTCTCCGTTGACCGATTTTGCCGCCGGTATCACCACGGCGTCCGGGGATGTGCTTCAGGAGGTCCTGGAAACCGAATCTGTGATCGAACGCATGAAACATGTGCTCATGCTGTTGCAGAAAGAAATAGAGATCGCCAAGCTTCAGACCCAGATCCGCAAAGATCTCAACACCCAGGTGGATGAAAACAAGCGTAAATTCTTTCTCAAAGAACAGCTGAAAGCCATTCAAAAGGAGCTGGGCATCCAGAAAGATGACAAAACATCGGATGTGGACCGGTTCAAGGAACGGTTTGCCGAACTGGATCCGCCGGAACATGTGGTCAAGCGGTTTGACGAAGAGATTGAAAAACTGTCGGTCCTGGAAACCGGATCATCCGAATACGGGGTGACAAGAAATTACCTGGACTGGATCACCTCGTTTCCCTGGGGCGTGTATTCAAAAGACAATATTGACATTGATCGGGCGGAAAAGGTGCTGGACCGGGATCATGCCGGGCTGGCCGATGTCAAGGAGCGGATTATCGAATTTTTTGCCGCAGGCGTCTATAAAAAAGATGTGTCCGGCTCCATTATTTTGTTTGTGGGGCCGCCCGGCGTGGGCAAAACCTCCATCGGCAAATCCATTGCCGAGGCGTTGGGCAGAAAATTTTACCGGTTCAGCCTGGGCGGCATGCGGGATGAGGCCGAGATCAAGGGCCACCGCAGAACCTATGTGGGGGCCATGCCCGGCAAGATGGTCCAGGCCCTGAAAGACTCCAAAGTGGCCAATCCCGTGATCATGCTCGATGAGGTGGACAAAATCGGGGCCTCTTACCAGGGAGATCCGGCATCCGCGCTTCTGGAGGTGCTGGACCCGGAACAGAACGCCGAGTTTTTAGATCATTACCTGGATCTGCGTATGGACTTGTCCAAGGTGTTGTTCATCTGTACGGCCAACACCCTGGATACCATTCCCAGTCCGCTGCTGGACCGCATGGACCGCATCAATCTGTCCGGGTATATTACTGAAGAAAAAATAGAGATCGCCAGAAAACATCTGTGGCCCAAACTGCTCAAGCGTAACAAGGTGGCGGCCACCACCATCACCATCACGGATCCCACCATCCGGCATCTGGTTGAAGGCTATGCCAGGGAGGCCGGGGTGAGGGGGCTGGAAAAACAGCTCAACAAGATTATCCGCAAGAGCATTGTCACCATTCTCAAGGAAAAGAAAAAACGGATCCGGGTGACCATTAAATCCCTGGAAGAATATTTGGGGCCCCCCGTGTTCAGAAAGGAAGAACAGATGAAGGGGGTGGGCATTGCCACGGGCCTGGCCTGGACCGCTCTGGGCGGAGTGACTCTGCCCATTGAGGCGGTCAAGGTGCACAACAAGGGATCGGGCATCAAACTGACGGGAAAGCTGGGGGATGTGATGCAGGAGTCCGCCACCATTGCCCTGTCTTATGTGCGGGCCAATCCCAAGTTGTTCGGGATCGACCCGGAATATTTTGATGACGCGTTCATTCACCTGCATGTGCCCGAAGGCGCCACCCCCAAGGATGGGCCCAGTGCCGGGATCACCATTACCACGGCGTTGGTTTCTCTGGCCAGAGGTCAGGAGATTCCCCGTCCGCTGGCCATGACCGGTGAGATCACTTTGACCGGCAAGGTGCTGCCCGTGGGCGGGATCAAGGAAAAAATCATTGCAGCCCGGCGGTCCGGTATCCATGAGATCATTCTGCCTGAAGGGGTCAGCAGTGAATTTGAAAAACTGCCGGACCACATCAAGGAAGGGATCGATTTTTCCTTTGTAAAAGTTTACCGTGACGTGTTCAGGCGGGTGTTTGAAAAGTCCTGA
- a CDS encoding acyl-CoA thioesterase codes for MMMPTPHIFHAQVYYEDTDHSGVVYHANYLKFFERAREDIIGIDTLSDMWHNKGIGFAVYKTELKFHDGAVFGDLLEIRTRWEKQGEYRLVFFHEAWRPGKKRPAVTCSLDLVCLGPEKKLLPIPNINLSF; via the coding sequence ATGATGATGCCGACGCCCCATATATTTCATGCCCAGGTCTATTATGAAGACACCGACCATTCCGGTGTGGTCTATCATGCCAATTATCTGAAATTTTTTGAACGGGCCAGAGAAGACATCATCGGAATCGACACGCTATCCGATATGTGGCACAACAAAGGCATTGGATTTGCGGTCTACAAAACCGAACTGAAATTTCATGACGGCGCTGTTTTCGGGGATCTTCTGGAAATCAGGACCCGATGGGAAAAACAGGGAGAGTATCGACTGGTTTTTTTTCATGAGGCCTGGCGCCCCGGAAAAAAGCGCCCGGCCGTCACGTGCAGCCTGGATCTGGTATGTCTGGGGCCTGAAAAAAAATTGCTGCCCATTCCAAATATTAACTTAAGTTTTTGA
- the hysB gene encoding NiFeSe hydrogenase small subunit — protein sequence MKDKQSLPDAQPKLAGISRRNFLKTLTGTAAGIGISQVFNPALIQALEKGLERHPVLWIQGQGCTGCSVSLLNSVDPSIADVLLKVISLQFHPTVSECEGETAMNHVYEVANEYKGRFSLVIEGAIPVAADGKYCILGEIGHREITMVDMVQELAPMAGSVLAVGTCAAFGGIPAAKGNVTGATGVRDFFKSKDITTPVVNIPGCPPHPDWIVGSIVHLLNAGIPELDYDGRPTLFFGENIHDNCPHLDDYDAAFMAATLSDPKGCRMDLGCKGPDTYADCYQRKWNSGLNWCVNNAVCIGCVEAGFPDAMSPFYEPAY from the coding sequence GTGAAAGACAAACAGTCGTTGCCGGATGCGCAACCCAAACTAGCAGGAATTTCCCGACGGAACTTTCTGAAAACCCTGACAGGAACTGCCGCTGGTATCGGTATTTCCCAGGTGTTCAACCCGGCGTTGATCCAGGCCCTGGAAAAGGGGCTGGAACGTCATCCCGTTCTGTGGATCCAGGGACAGGGATGCACCGGATGTTCCGTATCTCTTCTCAACAGTGTGGATCCATCCATTGCCGATGTACTGCTCAAGGTGATCAGCCTTCAGTTCCACCCCACTGTCAGTGAATGTGAAGGGGAAACGGCCATGAACCATGTGTATGAAGTGGCCAATGAATACAAAGGCCGGTTCTCTCTGGTCATTGAAGGGGCCATCCCCGTGGCTGCAGACGGCAAGTATTGTATTTTAGGAGAAATCGGCCACAGGGAAATCACCATGGTGGACATGGTTCAGGAACTCGCTCCCATGGCCGGTTCCGTTCTGGCCGTCGGCACCTGTGCCGCTTTCGGCGGTATCCCGGCCGCCAAAGGGAACGTCACCGGCGCCACGGGTGTCAGAGACTTTTTTAAATCAAAAGACATCACCACACCCGTTGTAAACATTCCGGGGTGCCCGCCCCATCCGGACTGGATCGTAGGATCCATTGTCCATCTGCTCAACGCAGGGATACCGGAACTGGATTATGACGGCCGCCCCACCCTGTTCTTTGGTGAAAACATTCATGACAACTGCCCCCATCTTGACGATTATGATGCCGCGTTCATGGCTGCCACACTCTCAGATCCCAAAGGATGCCGCATGGATCTCGGATGCAAAGGCCCGGACACCTATGCTGACTGCTACCAGCGGAAATGGAACTCCGGTTTGAACTGGTGTGTGAACAATGCCGTGTGTATCGGGTGTGTTGAAGCCGGTTTTCCGGATGCCATGTCCCCATTTTATGAACCCGCCTATTAA